A window of Bacteroidia bacterium contains these coding sequences:
- the aspS gene encoding aspartate--tRNA ligase, with protein MLRTHTCGELRLANVGQDVTLCGWIQKSRDLGGMTFIDVRDRYGITQLVFNMETNAQLCEQVRQYGREFVLQVSGKVAERTNKNPKMPTGDVEIIASEVSLLNGAKTPPFTIDDDTDGGDDLRMKYRYLDIRRNPVKNSLLLRHRMALETRNYLASKDFIEVETPVLIKSTPEGARDFVVPSRMNKGEFYALPQSPQTFKQLLMVAGMDRYYQIVKCFRDEDLRADRQPEFTQIDCEMSFITQEDILQTFEGLVRYLFKTVKGVDIPELPRISYAQAMENYGNDKPDTRFDMKFQYPQFPKVGFGVIENAETVVAIVANGCSEYTRKQIDELTEWVKRPQIGAGGLIYVKFNLDGTVKSSVDKFYTEAQLRELFEAHGAATGDLVLVLTGNRSKTLKAMSELRLEMGTRLGLRNKDEFKALWVLDFPLFEYNEEDGRLYAMHHPFTSPLPEDEHLLDVNPIAVRANAYDMVINGVEVGGGSIRIYNKKLQAKMFGLLGFTPEDAQAQFGFLMNAFEFGAPPHGGIAFGFDRLCSLFGGADSIRDFIAFPKNNAGRDVMIDSPSPIHLDQLNELGIAVKP; from the coding sequence ATGCTTAGAACTCATACATGCGGCGAGCTTAGGCTTGCAAACGTAGGACAAGATGTTACTTTATGCGGCTGGATTCAAAAAAGCCGCGACCTGGGAGGAATGACTTTTATCGATGTGCGCGACCGCTATGGCATTACCCAATTGGTTTTTAACATGGAAACCAATGCCCAATTGTGCGAACAGGTGCGCCAATATGGCCGTGAATTTGTGTTGCAAGTGAGCGGAAAAGTGGCCGAACGCACCAATAAAAATCCGAAAATGCCCACCGGTGATGTGGAAATTATTGCATCGGAAGTTAGCCTGCTCAATGGAGCTAAAACTCCTCCGTTTACTATAGATGATGACACCGACGGAGGCGACGACCTTCGCATGAAATACCGCTACCTCGATATTCGCCGCAACCCCGTAAAAAACTCCCTGTTGCTGCGCCATCGCATGGCATTGGAAACCCGGAACTACCTGGCATCCAAAGACTTTATTGAGGTTGAAACCCCGGTTTTGATCAAATCTACACCCGAAGGTGCACGCGATTTTGTAGTACCTAGCCGCATGAATAAAGGTGAATTTTATGCCCTGCCCCAAAGTCCGCAAACTTTTAAACAACTGCTGATGGTGGCCGGTATGGACCGCTATTACCAAATTGTGAAATGCTTCCGTGACGAAGATTTGCGTGCCGACCGCCAACCTGAATTTACACAAATCGACTGCGAAATGTCGTTTATTACCCAGGAAGACATTCTGCAAACCTTCGAAGGATTAGTTCGCTACCTCTTCAAAACAGTGAAAGGCGTTGATATTCCTGAATTACCACGTATTTCCTATGCTCAAGCCATGGAAAACTACGGCAACGACAAACCCGATACCCGTTTTGACATGAAATTTCAATATCCTCAATTTCCGAAGGTGGGATTTGGTGTGATTGAAAATGCTGAAACTGTGGTGGCTATTGTAGCCAACGGCTGCAGCGAATACACCCGCAAACAAATCGACGAATTGACCGAGTGGGTAAAACGTCCACAAATAGGTGCAGGTGGTCTGATTTACGTAAAATTCAACTTGGATGGAACAGTGAAATCGTCGGTAGATAAATTTTATACTGAGGCCCAACTGCGCGAATTGTTCGAAGCCCATGGCGCTGCAACAGGCGATTTGGTTTTGGTGCTTACCGGAAACCGTTCGAAAACCCTCAAAGCCATGAGCGAATTGCGCTTGGAAATGGGAACACGCCTTGGCCTGAGAAACAAGGATGAATTTAAGGCTTTGTGGGTGCTGGATTTCCCACTGTTTGAATACAACGAAGAGGATGGCAGATTGTATGCCATGCACCATCCGTTTACCTCGCCTCTGCCCGAAGATGAACATTTATTGGATGTGAACCCTATTGCTGTAAGAGCTAATGCCTATGACATGGTCATTAATGGAGTAGAAGTAGGAGGTGGATCTATTCGTATTTACAACAAAAAACTGCAAGCTAAAATGTTTGGATTGCTCGGATTTACTCCAGAGGATGCCCAGGCCCAGTTTGGCTTTTTAATGAATGCCTTTGAGTTTGGGGCACCGCCGCATGGTGGTATAGCCTTCGGATTCGACCGTTTGTGTTCTTTGTTTGGAGGAGCCGATAGCATTCGTGACTTT
- a CDS encoding AAA family ATPase, translating into MGLKQSGKTTLCRMLGNEYVYVYLEDISLLEFAKSDPRGFLNTYLNGVIIDEIQ; encoded by the coding sequence ATGGGCCTAAAGCAATCAGGTAAAACAACCCTTTGCCGAATGCTTGGAAATGAATATGTCTATGTTTACCTGGAGGATATTTCCTTGCTTGAATTTGCCAAAAGTGATCCAAGGGGCTTTTTAAATACTTACTTAAATGGAGTAATAATTGATGAAATCCAATAA